One window of Watersipora subatra chromosome 3, tzWatSuba1.1, whole genome shotgun sequence genomic DNA carries:
- the LOC137390904 gene encoding dnaJ homolog subfamily C member 10-like yields the protein MKIPSTVFIYTIVYSYYLVASALEADFYKLLDVQRDADNREIRKAFKRLALKVHPDKNPDDPDAHEKFLRLNRAYEVLKDEDLRKKYDEFGEEGLKDDFKGGKYESWKFYQQNFGIYDDDQEIITLSRSDFEQAVANTRDIWFINFYSAHCGHCHELAPTWREVAAQLEGVVRIGAVNCEDDWMLCRQQGIRSYPSLLLYPKAEKFQGSRTVESLVKAALRELKVRSHALTTSNMDATVRSFGEKPWLISYCTDHGEDCLNPTDCLKLAAILEGLVSVGHVDCAKESRLCGELNIDVSQIVFHNGPPRTADARVLIDSLNPAEIATHVLHQLPENTLLDAQSFENARAELKAGKCLPWLMHFTNGETTQIELRKLPAMLSGHVNVGKVDCRSTPQACSYLHIHKYPTFVIFKPGGGYEIHHGRASAHDVAAFAKDCSHTSVRVLTPDDFPEPVQLREQLWFVDFFAPWCPPCMRLLPEFRKASKLINIGTEVNFGTVDCTIFNSLCDQMGVRSYPTTLFYNNSVAHKFQGNHDASSIIEFAKDVLDPPVIALTGSEFETRVSGKSSKELWFVDYYTPWCPPCMQMMPEWRKFAKALKGKPDVYVASLDCQAYGATCREQGVGSYPSVRLYAAGRAGTAQQAEFSSWFRNAQNFLTWAQDYLPSKVITLNNQNFAQSVLASKKPWVIDFYANWCGPCQQFAPEFEKVAEALDGKVQVGRIDCAQHNICQKAYIQGYPTIRFYKGSNGQSLQEMFGVNIRYTGRAADTINDINIKLADYYIRSRDEL from the exons ATGAAGATTCCGTCCACAGTATTCATTTATACAATTGTATATTCATATTACCTTGTGGCTTCCGCTTTGGAGGCagatttttacaagttattgGATGTCCAGCGGGATGCTGATAACAGGGAGATTAGGAAGGCATTTAAACGGTTAGCTTTGAAGGTTCATCCAGATAAAAACCCG GATGACCCCGATGCCCATGAAAAATTTCTAAGGCTAAACCGTGCGTATGAGGTACTTAAAGATGAGGATCTGAGGAAGAAGTATGACGAGTTCGGAGAAGAAGGTTTGAAGGATGATTTCAAAGGCGGCAAATATGAAAGTTGGAAGTTTTATCAACAAAACTTTG GTATATATGATGACGATCAAGAAATAATCACCCTCAGTAGGAGTGACTTTG AGCAGGCCGTTGCAAATACAAGAGACATTTGGTTCATAAACTTTTACTCAGCTCACTGTGGACACTGTCATGAGCTGGCCCCTACG TGGCGAGAGGTAGCGGCGCAGCTGGAAGGCGTCGTGCGCATTGGTGCAGTCAACTGCGAAGATGATTGGATGCTTTGTCGACAGCAAGGAATCAGGAGTTACCCATCCTTGCTGCTGTACCCAAAG GCTGAGAAGTTTCAAGGGAGTCGCACCGTGGAGTCCCTTGTGAAGGCAGCTCTGAGGGAGCTGAAGGTTAGATCTCACGCACTGACCACCTCTAACATGGATGCTACCGTTCGATCATTTGGAGAGAAGCCTTGGCTCATCAGCTATTGTACAGACCATGGAGAGGACTGTCTCAATCCTACAGACTGTCTCAAATTAGCAGCCATATTG GAAGGTCTCGTCAGTGTTGGCCATGTAGACTGTGCTAAAGAGAGCCGGCTATGCGGAGAGTTGAACATAGATGTCAGTCAGATTGTCTTCCATAATGGTCCACCGAGGACTGCTGACGCCAGAGTGCTCATTGACAGTCTCAACCCTGCAGAGATCGCCACTCATGTGCTCCACCAGCTTCCAGAGAACACACTCCTCGATGCCCAATCCTTTGAG AATGCTAGGGCAGAGCTAAAGGCAGGGAAGTGTTTACCTTGGTTGATGCACTTCACCAATGGGGAGACGACTCAGATTGAGCTTAGAAAACTACCAGCTATGTTATCAGGACATGTCAAT GTTGGAAAAGTAGACTGCAGGTCGACTCCTCAAGCATGCTCTTACCTGCATATCCACAAGTATCCTACGTTTGTGATATTCAAGCCTGGTGGCGGATATGAGATTCATCACG GCAGGGCTAGCGCTCATGATGTGGCAGCATTCGCCAAGGACTGCAGTCACACATCTGTAAGGGTGCTGACCCCTGATGACTTCCCTGAACCTGTTCAACTGAGAGAGCAGCTCTGGTTTGTGGATTTCTTTGCTCCG TGGTGTCCCCCTTGTATGAGGCTATTGCCAGAGTTCAGGAAGGCCTCCAAGCTAATCAATATTGGAACTGAAGTAAATTTTGGCACAGTTGATTGCACCATCTTCAATTCACTATGTGATCAG ATGGGTGTGAGGAGTTATCCCACTACACTCTTCTACAATAACTCTGTTGCCCACAAGTTCCAGGGAAACCATGATGCCTCGTCTATTATAGAGTTTGCAAAG GATGTACTCGATCCTCCTGTCATTGCTCTTACCGGCAGCGAGTTTGAAACGAGAGTCTCAGGGAAGTCTAGTAAGGAGCTCTGGTTTGTTGACTACTACACCCCGTGGTGTCCGCCTTGCATGCAGATGATGCCTGAGTGGAGAAAGTTCGCTAAG GCGCTTAAGGGAAAGCCCGATGTGTATGTAGCTAGTCTAGATTGTCAGGCTTATGGAGCTACATGCAGGGAGCAGGGCGTGGGCTCCTATCCCTCTGTAAGACTATATGCAGCTGGTAGGGCAGGAACTGCCCAGCAGGC GGAGTTCTCCAGTTGGTTCAGGAATGCACAAAATTTCCTCACCTGGGCGCAGGATTACCTGCCCAGCAAAGTTATCACACTGAATAATCAGAACTTTGCCCAGAGCGTGCTGGCTAGCAAGAAGCCGTGGGTGATAGATTTCTATGCCAATTGGTGTGGTCCCTGTCAGCAGTTCGCACCAGAGTTTGAAAAAGTAGCCGAG GCGTTGGATGGCAAAGTGCAGGTGGGACGTATAGACTGCGCCCAACATAACATATGTCAGAAGGCTTATATCCAGGGTTATCCTACGATCAGGTTTTACAAGGGTTCCAATGGTCAATCCTTACAG GAAATGTTTGGTGTAAACATTCGCTATACTGGCAGGGCAGCTGACACTATTAATGATATCAACATCAAACTAGCCGATTATTAT ATACGGAGCAGAGATGAGCTGTAG